The Brevinematia bacterium genome contains a region encoding:
- a CDS encoding Ig-like domain-containing protein → MKALTAFLLLIMLIGLVYIGCSPEPQQGGNNRDTNQQTEDRTPPTLSIISPTNNSTNTTTGNISILGTATDSGSGVKEVYVRVGSENFGKAVLDNTNWSTNVSLSDGSYIIQAYAIDNAGNTSTTQQVSIVIDTGLPTVTILSPANNSTNNTGNITVSGTATDTGSGIKGVYLRVGTNGIFRQVSISGSSWNTNLIGLMDDLNVIQVYAEDNVGRVSSTQQVTVLVDKTPPTVSITNPVSGSTLPSNFTVSGTANDALSGVKAVYLRVGVNSSFGKVNGTTNWNTNVNITVGGSYIVQVYAEDNAGNISITDEITVNVDPNMPTVIITSPGTDGSTILTNTTSLAVFGTASANVVTIVYRIGNDPWGSISGNTSWTINLGSLSQGSNKVEVFGTNSAGLSSLTQQIIIVVDTASPNISSVSPADNTLTNTTSVVVSGSVSDVGVAGVKAGYLRGGTSGAFGKVALSGSSWSTNVSGLSDGTNVIEVYAEDNAGNVSVINAINIIVDTIPPNVSITSPADNTLTNTTSVVVSGNVSDVGVAGVKAVYLRVGTSGAFGKVSLTGSSWNTNLSGLSGGTNVIQYYAEDNAGNVSVINAINIIVDTIPPNVSITSPADGSTITNNLPAGGLRIIGTASDSLSGVKQVYVSVDGG, encoded by the coding sequence ACAAACAGAAGACAGAACTCCACCGACACTGAGTATAATATCACCTACTAATAACTCCACGAACACCACAACAGGCAATATTTCTATTTTAGGAACAGCAACTGATAGTGGTAGTGGGGTGAAAGAAGTTTATGTAAGGGTAGGAAGTGAAAACTTTGGGAAAGCAGTATTAGACAATACTAACTGGAGCACAAATGTGAGTCTATCCGACGGTTCATACATTATACAAGCATATGCAATTGACAATGCTGGTAATACTAGCACTACACAACAGGTATCAATAGTTATAGACACAGGACTACCTACTGTAACTATACTATCACCTGCTAACAACTCCACAAATAATACTGGTAATATAACAGTTAGTGGCACGGCGACTGATACTGGTAGTGGCATCAAGGGAGTATATCTTAGAGTAGGGACGAATGGAATTTTTAGACAGGTTAGTATATCAGGATCTAGTTGGAACACGAATCTCATTGGTCTAATGGATGATTTAAATGTCATACAGGTTTATGCGGAAGACAATGTTGGTAGAGTTAGTTCTACTCAGCAGGTAACAGTGTTAGTAGACAAAACACCTCCAACTGTGAGTATAACTAACCCTGTAAGTGGTAGCACCTTACCATCTAATTTTACTGTCAGTGGCACGGCTAATGACGCTTTAAGTGGTGTTAAAGCAGTGTATTTGAGAGTGGGTGTAAATAGCTCGTTTGGTAAAGTTAACGGAACCACCAATTGGAACACAAACGTCAATATCACAGTAGGTGGATCATACATAGTTCAAGTTTACGCAGAAGATAATGCTGGAAATATAAGTATTACAGATGAAATAACTGTAAATGTTGATCCTAATATGCCTACTGTCATAATCACTTCTCCTGGAACCGATGGTTCAACAATACTTACAAATACGACTTCTCTCGCGGTTTTTGGGACTGCCAGTGCTAATGTTGTAACTATTGTCTACAGAATTGGCAATGACCCTTGGGGCAGTATCTCAGGAAATACAAGTTGGACTATTAATCTAGGTTCTCTGTCTCAAGGGAGTAATAAAGTGGAAGTTTTTGGGACAAATAGCGCTGGGTTATCAAGTTTAACACAACAAATTATTATCGTTGTTGACACTGCTTCACCGAATATTTCGTCGGTTAGTCCTGCGGACAACACCTTGACGAACACAACTTCGGTGGTAGTGAGTGGTAGTGTGAGTGATGTTGGAGTGGCCGGCGTGAAGGCAGGGTATCTGAGGGGTGGCACAAGTGGAGCGTTTGGGAAGGTGGCGCTTTCAGGCTCTTCGTGGAGTACGAACGTGAGTGGGCTTAGTGATGGGACGAATGTGATAGAGGTGTATGCAGAGGATAATGCTGGGAATGTGAGTGTAATAAACGCAATAAATATTATCGTTGATACTATACCACCGAATGTGAGTATAACTTCTCCTGCAGACAACACCTTGACGAACACAACTTCGGTGGTGGTGAGTGGTAATGTGAGCGATGTTGGAGTTGCCGGCGTGAAGGCGGTGTATCTGAGGGTTGGTACAAGTGGAGCGTTTGGGAAAGTCTCATTGACAGGTTCATCTTGGAATACTAACCTGAGTGGACTCAGTGGAGGCACAAATGTGATTCAGTATTATGCAGAGGATAATGCCGGAAATGTGAGTGTAATAAACGCAATAAATATTATCGTTGATACTATACCACCGAATGTGAGTATAACTTCTCCTGCGGATGGTAGCACTATAACTAACAATCTACCAGCAGGTGGTCTTAGGATAATAGGAACTGCAAGTGATTCGCTAAGTGGTGTTAAACAAGTTTATGTATCAGTAGATGGAGGG